Genomic DNA from Catellatospora sp. TT07R-123:
CCCGCCCACGGCCTGCGCCGGGGTGAGGCGCTCGCCGTAGACCAGGGCCATCGCGGCGACGGTGACGGCGGGCTCGGCGCAGGACAGGATCGCGGCGGTGGAGGCGCCGACCTCGCGTACGCCGAAGAACATGCCCGCGACCGGCAGCACCGTCGAGCAGGCCGCCAGCAGCGCCGTCCAGCCCCAGGCCGACGGGTCCGCCGGGGCGTGCAGGCTGCCCGTGACCAGGCCGGTCAGGCCGAGGCTCACCGCGGCGGAGCTGCACACGATCGCCGTGACCGCGAACAGGTCCAGCCCGGCGGGCAGGCCCTCGCTCACGGTCAGGTACAGCGCGTAGGCGACGGCCGCGGCCAGCGCCAACAGCACCCCGGCCCCGGCGGCCGAACCCTTGATCCCGCCCGCGCCCAGCATCAGCAGCAGCCCGGCCACCGAGCAGGCCAGCGCCGCCATCCGGCGCCGGTCGGCGCGCTCGCGGCGCAGCACCACGGCGATCACCAGCACCAGCCCGGGGTACGCGTACAGCAGCAGCGCGGTCAGCGAGGCGTCGATGCGGGCCAGGGCGCCGAAGTAGAAGCCGGACTGGCAGGCGTACCCGATCGCGCCCAGGCCGATCGCGACCAGCAGGCTGCGGCCGGTCGGCAGCTTCGGGCGGCGCCACGCCACGATCGCCCACAGCAGCACCGACGCGAGCGCGAACCGGGCCGTCAGCAGCGTCGGCACGTTGAGGCCGGCCGCGTAGGCGTGCTTGGCGAACACGGCCGAGACGCCGAACCCGGCGGCCGACAGCAGGCACAGCGCGACGCCGCGCCGGGGCGACCGGGGCGGCGTCAGAGTGGAGGCGGGGAAAGCCGAGGACACCATCAGAAGGTATGAGGCGGTGAGCCATCGAGGTAGCCTTGGATTCCAGCACATACCGAAGGAATTTCCTTGATCTCGCTGCACCAGCTGCGCTGCTTCCTCACCACGCTCGAACTGGGCTCCTTCACCGCCGCCGCGACCGCGCTCGGCTACGCCCAGCCGTCGGTGTCGGAGCAGGTGCGGCTGCTGGAGCAGCAGCTGGACGCGACCCTGTTCCAGCGGGTCGGCCGCGGGCTGGTGCCCACCGAGGCCGCCCGCGCGCTGGCCCCGCACGCCGCCACCGCCCTGGGCGCGGTCGAGGAGGCGCGCCGGGCCGTGGCCTCGGTGCGCCAGCTGCTCACCGGCACGGTCCGGTTCGGGGTGTTCCGCACCGCCCGGTTCTACCTCGCCGCCGACCTCGTCGCCGACGTGCTGCGCCAGCACCCCGGCATCCGGGTCGAGCTGGTCGGCCAGAACTCCGCCGAGATCCTGGAGCAGCTGCGCCGCGGCCGCCTGGAGGCCGCCGTGATCGCGCTGCCCGTCGCCGAC
This window encodes:
- a CDS encoding DMT family transporter produces the protein MSSAFPASTLTPPRSPRRGVALCLLSAAGFGVSAVFAKHAYAAGLNVPTLLTARFALASVLLWAIVAWRRPKLPTGRSLLVAIGLGAIGYACQSGFYFGALARIDASLTALLLYAYPGLVLVIAVVLRRERADRRRMAALACSVAGLLLMLGAGGIKGSAAGAGVLLALAAAVAYALYLTVSEGLPAGLDLFAVTAIVCSSAAVSLGLTGLVTGSLHAPADPSAWGWTALLAACSTVLPVAGMFFGVREVGASTAAILSCAEPAVTVAAMALVYGERLTPAQAVGGAAVLASVAVLQWPRRAARAARGTGSDTARGGAGIVRGDRLAEETPAHAPLPAPGPARGDVRRWLRRRADAGVPRRPEHPGQHHGPDGRRDAVGTGRAVGGRAVAGGAGHRRRTEG